The Campylobacter sp. RM16189 genome has a segment encoding these proteins:
- a CDS encoding GatB/YqeY domain-containing protein, producing MTIRERILEDIKTAMKEKDNFKRDTLRLINSAIKQVEVDERVEMSDEKVLAILQTQIKRRIDSVEQYKKGGRDDLVQNEENEIKIICEYMPKHLSEDELRAEIEAIIAELGSGANIGAVMKIAKEKIGARSDGKSISKCAKKLLS from the coding sequence ATGACTATTAGAGAGCGAATTTTAGAAGATATTAAGACTGCTATGAAAGAAAAAGACAACTTCAAGCGTGATACATTAAGACTTATAAACTCTGCAATAAAACAGGTTGAGGTTGATGAGAGAGTTGAAATGAGCGATGAAAAAGTACTTGCAATACTCCAAACTCAGATTAAACGTAGAATTGACTCTGTCGAGCAGTATAAAAAAGGCGGCCGGGATGATTTGGTGCAAAATGAAGAAAACGAGATAAAGATTATCTGCGAATACATGCCAAAACATCTAAGCGAGGATGAGCTAAGAGCCGAGATAGAAGCGATAATAGCTGAGCTTGGAAGCGGAGCCAATATAGGTGCAGTAATGAAAATAGCAAAAGAAAAAATCGGCGCTAGAAGCGATGGAAAAAGTATAAGTAAGTGTGCTAAAAAACTTCTTTCTTAA